One Syntrophobacterales bacterium genomic region harbors:
- a CDS encoding Crp/Fnr family transcriptional regulator — MKEADLETLSSALSGSDFLLGIPTEQGEEIVRQGRLHDLQTGAVLFRQGDPATRSFLVVAGRLKLGKLHELGKEVLIRYIGPGEFAAMVAVLQGREYPVSAEAIGVTQVVEWDKQTMLKLMASYPQLSLNMIRNSLDRLEELQNRYLELFAEQVEQRIARSLLRLMKQSGRRIGDEILIDFPISRQELADYTGTTLSTVSRTMSAWEKKGWVKSKREQIIIANPHALVLFSEKF, encoded by the coding sequence ATGAAAGAAGCCGATTTGGAAACATTAAGCTCCGCATTAAGCGGATCAGATTTCTTGCTCGGCATACCGACGGAACAGGGAGAGGAGATTGTCAGGCAAGGCCGCCTGCATGACCTGCAAACAGGGGCTGTTCTTTTTCGTCAGGGCGATCCGGCAACCCGTTCTTTCCTCGTTGTCGCGGGGCGTCTGAAACTCGGCAAGCTCCATGAACTAGGCAAAGAGGTTTTGATACGCTACATCGGCCCGGGAGAATTTGCGGCGATGGTAGCGGTATTGCAGGGGCGGGAGTACCCTGTATCCGCCGAGGCGATCGGCGTAACGCAGGTTGTCGAATGGGACAAACAGACGATGCTGAAGCTGATGGCCTCATATCCGCAGCTGTCACTGAACATGATTCGCAACTCCCTGGATCGTCTCGAAGAACTCCAGAATCGCTACCTGGAGCTCTTCGCTGAACAGGTAGAGCAGCGCATCGCGCGTTCCCTGCTCAGGCTTATGAAACAGTCCGGCAGGAGAATAGGCGACGAAATACTGATCGATTTTCCGATAAGCCGTCAGGAACTGGCCGATTACACCGGAACCACCCTTTCTACCGTCAGCCGAACAATGAGCGCGTGGGAAAAGAAAGGCTGGGTCAAATCCAAAAGGGA
- a CDS encoding FprA family A-type flavoprotein, whose translation MKGEKITDGIYRLGVNLSGDLLFEGMWPIPDGISINSYVVRGKTTALIDLVEDIGEKPAEYEQALASLSLKPTDIDCLIINHMEPDHTSWLPEFYRRNPDLEFYITAKGAAVLKAFCGIEKNVHIVKTGDTLDLGAGKMLTFYEAPNLHWPETMVTFESSSGVLFSCDAFGSYGAITDTIFDDQLSSDQYDFFMQEALRYYANIVAAFSSFVEKAISLLKNLDIKIIAPSHGIVWRENPGAIIAAYSLLARYMNGPAEPEITVIWSSMYGNTEKVVAAMIQGARSEGIPVHVYRTPKDDIGFILASAWKSAGLIIGMPTYEYRMFPPMAWVLDMFARKKVMNKKVLRFGSFGWSGGAQRELETLTEKLKWDFMSPVEWQGAPTEDVFTLAAARSRELAAKIKAEFGK comes from the coding sequence CCGCGGGAAGACAACCGCGCTGATCGATCTGGTGGAGGATATCGGCGAAAAACCCGCCGAGTACGAACAGGCCCTGGCCTCTTTATCTCTGAAACCGACAGACATAGACTGCCTGATTATAAATCACATGGAGCCGGATCACACTAGCTGGCTGCCGGAATTTTACCGGAGAAATCCCGATCTGGAATTTTACATTACCGCCAAGGGGGCAGCCGTACTGAAGGCATTCTGTGGAATAGAAAAAAATGTTCATATAGTGAAAACGGGCGATACGCTTGATCTTGGCGCCGGGAAAATGCTGACATTTTACGAGGCGCCGAACCTGCACTGGCCGGAAACAATGGTGACCTTCGAGAGCAGTTCGGGAGTCCTCTTCTCCTGCGACGCCTTTGGTTCTTACGGCGCCATAACCGACACGATTTTCGATGACCAGCTCTCCTCCGATCAGTACGATTTCTTCATGCAGGAGGCCCTGCGCTACTACGCAAACATCGTGGCCGCTTTCTCCTCCTTTGTTGAAAAGGCGATCAGCCTGCTCAAAAATCTCGACATCAAAATCATCGCGCCCTCCCACGGCATTGTCTGGCGGGAAAATCCCGGGGCGATCATCGCTGCCTATTCACTCCTGGCGCGCTATATGAACGGTCCGGCGGAGCCGGAGATAACGGTCATCTGGTCGAGCATGTACGGAAACACCGAAAAGGTCGTCGCCGCAATGATCCAGGGCGCCCGGAGCGAGGGAATTCCCGTTCACGTTTACCGAACGCCGAAGGATGACATCGGCTTTATTCTGGCCTCGGCGTGGAAGTCGGCAGGGCTGATAATCGGGATGCCTACCTACGAATACCGGATGTTTCCCCCGATGGCCTGGGTGCTCGATATGTTTGCCCGCAAGAAGGTGATGAATAAAAAGGTGCTGCGCTTTGGTTCCTTCGGCTGGTCGGGCGGCGCTCAGCGCGAGCTGGAGACGCTGACGGAGAAACTCAAATGGGATTTCATGAGTCCGGTAGAATGGCAGGGCGCTCCGACCGAAGATGTTTTCACCCTTGCAGCAGCCAGAAGCCGGGAACTGGCGGCAAAAATAAAAGCCGAATTCGGTAAATAG